The following is a genomic window from Serratia ficaria.
ATCGATGGACCGCCCGGCGCAGTTTGCCGGCGTGCGCACCGACATGGATTTCAACATCATCGAAGAGCCGCTGGTGATCTATTGCGCCCCGGCCGATGATTACCTGCCGGAGCCAGAAGCGGTGATGATCACCGGCATCACGCCGCAGCAGGCGCGGGCCAAAGGCGTCAACGAGGCGGAATTCGCCCGCCAGATCCATCAGGCGTTCAGCGTGCCCGGCACCTGTATTTTGGGATACAACAATATCCGCTTCGATGACGAAGTCAGCCGCAACATTTTCTACCGCAGCTTCTACGATCCCTATGCCTACAGCTGGCAAAACGGCAACTCGCGCTGGGATCTGCTGGACGTGATGCGCGCCTGCCATGCGCTGCGCCCGGACGGCATCGTCTGGCCGGAAAACGAAGAGGGTTTCCCCAGCTTCCGTCTGGAACACCTGACCCGCGCCAACGGCGTCGAGCATACCCAGGCGCACGACGCCATGTCGGACGTTTACGCCACCATCGCCATGGCCAGGCTGGTCAAGCAGGCGCAGCCGCGGCTGTTTGATTTTCTGCTGCAGCACCGCAACAAGCACAAGCTGAATGCGCTGATCGACATCGCCGAAATGACCCCGCTGGTGCACGTTTCCGGCATGTTCGGCGCTGCGCGCGGCAACACCAGCTGGGTTTCGCCGCTGGCCTGGCACCCGGACAACAAGAACGCGGTGATCATGTGCGACCTGGCCGGCGACATGACCCCGTTGCTGACCCTGAGCGCCGAGCAGCTGCGCGAGCGGCTGTATACCCGCCGCGACGAGTTGGCCGCTGGCCAGGCGCCGGTGCCGATCAAGCTGGTACACATCAACAAGTGCCCGGTGCTGGCGCCGGCCAAAACGCTGCTGCCGGAAAATGCCGAGCGGCTGGGCATCGATCGCCAGGCCTGCCTGCAGAATCTGCAGCTGCTGCGTCAGCATCCGGAAGTGCGCGAAAAAGTGGTGGCGCTGTTTGCCGAAGCCGAGCCTTTCAAGGGGTCCGATGACGTCGACGCCCGGCTGTACGACGGTTTCTTCAGCGATGCCGACAAGGCGGCGATGAAGATTATCCAGCAAACCAAGCCGCAAAACCTGCCGGCGCTGGATCTGGCCTTCAGCGACGATCGCATGAAAGAGCTGCTGTTCCGCTTCCGCGCGCGCAACTACCCGAATACGCTGGACGACGCCGAGCAGCGCCGCTGGCTGCAACACCGGCAGGAAGCGCTGAGCGCGGAGCGGGTGCAGAATTACCTGCTGCAGCTGGAAGCGTTGTATAACCTGCACGAAGGGGACAAAGAAAAAACCGCGCTGCTGAAAGCGCTGTTTGACTACGGCCGCGAGCTGGCGGGCTAATACGCAAAAAAGGCCGCATAAGCGGCCTTTTTCTTTAATCGCGTAAAGCGTTCTTTCGCGTTATGCGGCGTCTTCGCTCGCCTGCGGTACCGGCAAGCGGAAGCTGCGGGTCACCACGGCCAGGTAGATCAGGCCAATCGCCGCCCACACCAGGCCCAGCGTCATCGAGCTGGCTTCCAGGTTAATCCACAGCGCGCCCACGGTCAGCGCGCCCATCACCGGCAGGATCAGGTAGTTGAAGGTATCCTTCAGCGTGCGGTTCATCTTGTCGCGGATATAGAACTGCGAGATCACCGACAGGTTGACGAAGGTGAAGGCCACCAGCGCACCGAAGTTGATCAGCGCGGTAGCGGTAACCAGGTCAAACGACACCGCCGACAGCGCGATGGCGCCCACCAGCAGCACGTTCAGCGCCGGGGTGCGCCATTTCGGGTGCACATAGCCGAAGAAACGGCTTGGGAACACGCCGTCGCGGCCCATCACGTACATCAGACGCGAAACGCCCGCGTGCGCCGCCATGCCGGATGCCAGCACCGTGACGCAAGAGAACACCAGGATCACCGACTGGAAGAACTTGCCCGCCACGTACAGCATGATTTCAGGCTGCGACGCGTCAGGTTCCTTGAAGCGCGAGATGTCCGGGAAGTACAGCTGCACGAAGTAAGACACCACGATAAAGATCACCCCGCCGATCAACGCGGTCAGGAAGATGGCTTTCGGGATCACTTTCTCCGCGTCTTTGGTTTCTTCGGACAGCGAGCTGATGCCGTCGAAGCCGAGGAACGAGAAGCACAGGATGGTCGCGCCGGTAATCATCGGCACCACGTGGGCGTTCTCGGACCAGAACGGACGGCTGCTGACCAGCGTGCCGGCGCCTTCGCCGTGATAAACGCCGTTAATCACCAGGCCGAGGAACACGATCATGATCGCCACCTGCACCACCACGATGATCGAGTTCAGGTTGGCCACCAGCTTGATGCCGCGCAGGTTGAAAAGGGTCATCAAACCGACCAGTGCGGCCACGAAAATCCACGACGGCACGCCAGGGAAGATGGCTTCCAGGTAAATTTTGGCCAGCAGGATGTTGATCATCGGCATGAACAGGTAGTCCAGCAGCGATGACCAGCCCACCATAAAGCCGACGTGCGGGCTGATGGCTTTCTGGGCGTAGGTATAGGCGGAACCGGCCGAAGGGAATTTCTTCACCAGCTTGCCGTAGCTCAGGGCGGTAAACAGGATCGCCAGCAGAGCGAAGGCGTACGCGGTCGCGACGTGACCATCGGTCAGGCCGGATACGATGCCGAAGGTATCGAAGATGGTCATTGGCTGCAGGTAAGCCAGGCCCATCATCACTACCGGAACTAAAGTCAGGGTTTTACGCAGCTGAGTGCGCTGAGCCGGAGCGGCGCTGATGATGTTATCGGACATTGTTCAGCCCCCCCTTACCTTCTGCCTTGCGGATGGTGGACACGCCAAGACTTAAGGTTGCGGGGAAACTTCGCAACGAGCGACTTAATTCTAAAAGAAGGGGATTGGAAGCTGGATAGCGGGTCAAGGAAGCCTCGACTGCTCCATAATCGCTGCGGCCGCAGCGGAAACCGGCGGGCACCGGCGCTAAAGTGAAAAATTGCCCCATCTTTCTTATCCTCATGAGTCACGACCATAAAGTTTTGTTTGATCGTGCACGAAACTGTTTATCTATCCGGATCGGTGTCCGGCCTCGCTTGGTGTATGAAACGCTCAGTTTGTAAAACACAAATGCAAAAAAAATAACCGACGCTTTAAAACGTCGGCTATCTGCATTGGGGGTATTTTGCACCAGAATGCCTCCGGATGACAAGATCCGGAAACCTTCTTACACAAATTCTTTTGGCGATCGTTCGGAAACCCGCCTGCCAGGCGAATTAATCCGCTATTAACCCGCTCGCCGTCAGAACGATGTCACTAACTTTACGCCCATTCAGGCATTTTTCAACATCCAGTCGATCTCGGTTTCCGTCACCAGCCGCTCGAACTGCATCAGCTCGTCCATCTTGCAGGCATGATAGACGCGGGCGAAGCGTTCGCCGAGGTACTGGGTCAGCTCGCGTTGATGCTCGAACTCATACAGCGCGTCGCTCTGGCGGATCGGGAACGGCAGCCCTTCCTGCTCCAGCCCGTTGCCGGTCACCGGCTCAGGCAGCGGCAACGCGTTGTCCAGGCCGTACAGAATGCCCGCCAGAATAGCGGCCACCACCAGATAAGGATTGGCGTCGGCCCCCGCCACGCGGTATTCCACCCGGTGGTTTTCCGGCTCGCCGATCGGAATGCGCAGCGCCACCGTGCGGTTGTTATGCCCCCAGGAGGCCTGAGTCGGCACGTACATGCCCGGCTGGAAGCGGCGGAAGGCGTTGACGTTCGGCGCCAGCAGCGCCATCGACGCCGGCATCAGCGTAATCATCCCGGCCAGCGCGCGATGCAGCAGCGGCGAATCTTCCCCCGCGGCGTCGGCGAACAGGTTTTTCCCCTCGCCGTCCAGCATGCTGATGTGCACGTGCATGCCGCTGCCGGCGTATTCCTCGTAGGGTTTGGCCATAAAGGTGGCGTGCAGATGGTGGTTTTCCGCCACCAGCCGCACCAAACGCTTCAGCGCCAGCGCGTGGTCGCAGGCCTGCAGCACGTTGTCGGTATGCTGCAGGTTAACCTCAAACTGACCGGGCGAGGCCTCAGCCACCGCGCCGTCGGCCGGCAGCCCCTGCATCTGCGCCAGGGTGTCGATGTCGTTCAGCACCTCGGCAAAATGGTTCAGGTTATCCAGCGAATAGACCTGGCTCTGCATGTTGCGCTCCTGGGTGCCGGGCGCGCACGGCGGCTGCAGATACCCTTCCGAGTCTCGCTGTCGATCGATGAGATAGAACTCCAACTCTACCGCTACCACCGGGAACAAGCCGCGCTGGCGCAACGCCTGCCATACTCGATTCAGGACATTGCGGGGTTCAACGTCAAAGGGAGTGCCATCTTCATCCAGCATGGTCAGCAATACCTGACCGATATTTTCCGGGTCCGCCGCCGAGGGGGTCAGCGAGCCGGGCACCGGCATGCACACGCGGTCCGGTTCGCCAAGCTCCTGGCCCAGACCGGCCTCTTCCACCACGTTGCCGAGGATATCCATAGCGAATACCGAGGCGGGGAAGTAACAGCCTTTTTCCAGTTTTTTCAGCCCTGAGACGGGAATGCGTTTGCCGCGGAAGGAACCATTCAGATCGGTGAGAAGGATATCGATATACTGCGTGGAGGGGTGGCGTTCCAAATAGTGAGCGACCTCACGTTGGAACGCGCTACTTCGCCTCTCTTCATTGTGCTGCGCAAAATTTTCAACTGCCGCGATATTGGTTTGCATAGGTCACCCGCCATTATGCTCAGAGAGCGCCTTGGCGCCCACTTGCCGCTCGATTCAACACATGGTCTGATTTCTCTGTAGACTGCGCCGGAACGGGCGCTCAAAATAACATCCATAATATGAAACATAGCCTTAACAGAATGGGTTTGCAAATGTTACAATCCTGTTTGATTATTCGCCACCGGCTGCTAAATTGATAAAATATTGACCGAAAAGGCCTTGGCGCCATTTTCGCGTACAGAATTTCGTCCGTCGCAACGAGGGTGACCATGGGCAATATATTTTCCAAACCCGGCCCAACTACCGATATCATGCTGTGTCGATATCACTCAGACAGGCGCCCGATACCGTTATTCATTTCTGCCTGTCGTCCCTATCAGAAGGAAGTACCGCTATGAGCGAAGTCAGCTTGGCGCCGGGCAAGCGCCTGTCACAGATCCGTTTGCAGTTGGGTTTGTCGCAGCGCCGGGTCGCCGAACTGTCCGGGTTAACCCACAGCGCAATCAGCACCATCGAACAGGACAAGGTCAGTCCGGCCATCAGCACGCTGCAAAAGCTGCTGAAGGTGTATGGGCTGTCGCTGTCGGAATTCTTTGCCGAGCCGGAAGCCGCCGACGAACCCAAGGTGGTGATCAACGCCGCAGACCTGATCGAAATCGGCAGCCAGGGCGTATCGATGAAGCTGGTGCATAACGGCAACCCGGCGCGCAACCTGGCGATGATGCTGGAAACCTACCAGCCCGGCACCACCACCGGCGAGAAGATCAAGCATCAGGGCGAGGAGATCGGCACCCTGCTGGAAGGCGAAATCGTGCTGACCATCAACGGCCAGAGCTATTGCCTGTCCGCCGGCCAGAGCTACGCCATCAACACCGGCATTCCGCACAGCTTCAGCAATACCTCGGCGCGCGTCTGCCGCATCGTCAGCGCGCACACCCCCACCACCTTCTGACGCCGGAGCAAAGACATCCATTGCGACGTCTGCATCGTCGGCGGCGGTTTTACCGGCCCGTCGTCGGCGCTGCACCTGACGAAGGCGGGTTGCCGCGTCGTGGTTCCGGCAGCGGCGCGCATCGGCTGGGGATCTGACGCCCCGCCCGCTCAAGGATTTTTTTCGTCTTAGTTATGTCATTTAGTGGCTTGTCAAAATCGCGATCTGTGTTACAAAAGATCACCTTTAGCCATCTAAACACCTAAACGTCCCGATCACACTATGCCAACCGCCACGCCCTCACGCCTCGAGATGCGCAATATCTCGATCGCCTTCGCCGGCTTCAACGCGCTGCAGAATGTCGATTTCACCCTGCAGGGCGGTTCCACCCATGCGCTGGTCGGCGCCAACGGCGCGGGCAAGTCGACGCTGATGGCGATCTTGTCCGGCGCGCACGACCACTACCGCGGAGACATTCTGATCGACGGCCGGGCGGTGGATATCCATTCCCCGCTGCAGGCGCGCCGACACGGCATCCATGTGGTGCAGCAGGAGGTCGACGTGGCGTTGATTCCGCAGCTGTCGGTGGCGGAAAACATCATGCTGGACTGGCTGAATGAGCCGGGCCACCTGCTGAACTGGGCCGAACTGCACCGCCGGGCGGCGCGGCTGCTGCAACAGCTGGAACTGAAGCTCAGCCTGCGCCGGCGCCTGGCCGACTGCACGCTGGCGGAAAAACAGCAGGTGTTGCTGGCGCGGGCGCTGTCGCACCGCTGCCGCTTTCTGGTGCTGGACGAACCCACCGCCCCGCTGGATCGCGCCGAGAGCGAACGCCTGTTCCGGGTGGTGCGCCGCCTGCGGTCCGAAGGCATCGGCATCGTGTTTATTTCTCATCGCATTCATGAGCTGAGTGAGGTTTGCGACCGGCTGACGGTGCTACGCGACGGGCGCCACGTCAGCGAGGACGCCATGCACGGCCTGAGCGGCGAACAGGTGGTCGAGAAAATGCTCGGCCACCGGCTGGACGACATCTTCCCGCCGCCGCGACCGCCGCACGGCGACCGCCCGCTGCTGCAGGTGCAGGGTCTGCACGACAGGCACAAGCTGCGCGACGTCTCGCTGCGGCTGCATCGGGGAGAGATCCTCGGCATCGCCGGGCTGGCCGGCGCCGGCAAAACCGAGCTGTGCAAGGCGCTGTTCGGCGCCGCGCCGGCGCGCATCGAGCGCGGCGAGCTGCGCGGCCAGCCCTGGCGGCCGCGCGCGCCGCACCTGTCGGTCGAACAAGGGCTGGCGCTGGTGCCGGAAGAGCGCCGCAAGGAAGGCATATTCATCGATGAAGCGATCCCGATGAACCTGAGCGTCAGCGCCGACGACAGCTTCTCGCGCTGGAGCCTGTTCAGCCGGCGCCGGGAGCTGCGCTGGGCGCAGGACATCATGCGGCGCCTGAGCATTCGCGCCTCCGGCCCGCAACAGCGGCTGGCGCGGCTGTCCGGCGGCAATCAGCAGAAGGTGGCGATCGGCAAATGGCTGCGCGGCGACGCCGAGGTGCTGATTTTCGACGAGCCGACCAAAGGCGTGGATATCCAGGCCAAGCAGGAGCTGTTCAGCCTGATCGACGGGCTGGCGCGCGCCGGCAAGGGCATCATCTATGCCTCGGGCGAGTTCGCCGAGCTGGTTGGCCTGTGCGATCGCATCTGCGTGCTGTGGGACGGCCGCGTCGTGGCGGAGCTGAACGCCGCCGATATTGATGAAGAAACGCTATTACTGTATTCCACCGGAGGAACCCCAGCGTGAGTAAAGAATTATCCTTACAGAATGCCCGCCCCTGGCGCCATCAGCTGTTTGAGTTTCTCTATAAATGGGGCATGCTGCTCACCGTCGTGGCGCTGATCGCGCTGTTCGGCCTGGCGTCGGATAACTTCCTCGATCCCAATAACATCATCAATATTCTGCGTTCGATCGCCATCGTTACGGTGATCGCCATCGGCGTCTCTATTTCGCTGTCGGTCGGCGGCTTCGATTTGTCGGTCGGCTCCACCGCCTCGCTGGCCAATGCGCTGGTGATTTCGCTGTTCGTCTGGCACGGCTTCGGCACCGCCGGCGCCATAGTGTTGACGCTGCTGCTGTGCACGCTGGTCGGCCTGTTCAACGCCTTGCTGATCGTGGTGCTGAAAATCCCCGATATGCTGGCCACCCTGGCCAGCCTGTTCGTCATCCAGGGGGTGGCGATGACCTACAGCTATGGCGGCTCGATTACCCAGAACATGGTCTTGCCGAGCGGGGATATGGCGGAGGGGACGATCCCCGAGGTGTTTTCCACCCTCGGCCAGGTGCCGGTGATCGTGCTGATCATGCTGGCGGTCACCCTGGTGGTCCAGCTGTTCCTGTCGCTGACCAAGCACGGCCGGCGCATGTACGCCATCGGCGGCAATCCCGAGGCCGCGCGCCTTTCAGGTATCCGCACCGTACGTTACAGGGTTTCCGCCTATGTCATTTCTGCCCTGCTGGCCTCGCTTGGCGGCATATTGCTGGCGTCACGTATTGGTTCCTCTCAGGTCAATGCCGGCGGCGGTTATCTGATGGATGCGGTCGCCGCGGCCTATATCGGCTTTTCGCTGGCCGGCTCCGGCAAACCCAACGCGCTCGGCACCCTGGTCGGCGCAGTGATCCTCGGCGTGCTGCAGAACGGCCTGGTGATGCTTTCGGTCCCTTATTACGCGATGGATATTATCAAAGGCCTGGTGCTGGCATTGGCGCTGGCCATCACCTACATCCAGAAACGCTAAGCCTGACGGCGCAGCCCCGCTGCGCCGCTTTTCCCTTTAATTCATCCGGTTACTCCCTTCTTTATTGACGCAATCATACAAATGATACGAATTATCATTTGCGTTTACATTTGGTTTGAAATCCTTACAATACCCTGACGCAACGCGGGCGAAACGATGCATTTCGCCGCGGCAATGGAATTATTTATCCAATTATTCAATACGTTAATAAACAACACTAAACCAGGAAAGGTTTGCCTCATGGAAAAGCCACGCTATAACAGACTCGCCGCATTGATTATCGCCTCACTCAGCAGCGCCGGCGCGCTGGCCGCACCGCAGGACGACGCTCAGGACACCATGGTGGTCACCGCCTCCGGTTTCCAGCAAAAGATCCAGGACTCCGCCGCCTCGATCTCGGTGATCCCGCGCCAGCAGATTGAAGACAAGGCCTATCGCGACATCACCGACGCGCTGAAAGACGTGCCGGGCGTGGTGGTTACCGGCGGCGCAAGCAGCAGCGACATCAGCATTCGCGGCATGTCGTCCAAATACACGCTGATCCTGGTGGACGGCAAGCGCGTAGACACCCGCGGTACCCGCCCGAACAGCGACAACTCCGGCATCGAGCAAGGCTGGCTGCCGCCGCTGGAAGCCATTGAACGCATCGAAGTGGTGCGCGGGCCGATGTCCTCGCTGTACGGCTCCGACGCCATGGGCGGCGTGATCAACGTCATCACCCGCAAAACCTCCCGCACCGAGTGGAAAGGCTCGCTGCACGGCGACGCCACCCTGCAGGAAAACCGCAACTCCGGCGATCTGTTCCAGACCAACGCCTACGCCTCCGGCCCGCTGATTGAAGGCCTGCTCGGCCTGCGGGTCAACGGCCTGCTGTCGCGCCGCGCCGAGGACAAGATCCTTAACGGCTTCAACGAACAGCGCATGCGCAGCGGCACCGCGGTGTTCACGCTGACGCCGGACGACAAAAACGAATTCGACTTCGAGGTCGGCCGCTCGCTGCAGGACCGCAACAGCACGCCGGGCAAATCCATGGCGGCCGAAAACTGCCGCAACAATAAATGCACCCAAAACAGCGTCAGCGACAGCCTCTATACCCGCACCAACTACGCCCTGACCCACAACGGCTATTACGACTTCGGCAACTCCACCAGCTACATTCAGCGTGAAGAAACCAATAACCCGGGCCGTGACATGAAGATGTACAACACCATCTTCAATACCCAGAACCAATTCGAGCTGGGGTCGCACATGCTGAACCTCGGCGGGCAGTACCGTTACGAAAAACTGAGCGACGGCGGCAATCAGCTGGACGCCGCCGACGGCTTGAGCAAGTTGACCCGCTGGAGCTGGGCGCTGTTCGCCGAGGATGAATGGGCGCTGACCAACGACTTCAGCCTGACGACCGGCATCCGTATGGATCAGGACCAAAACTACGGCAACCACTGGACGCCGCGCATGTACGGCGTGTGGCATCTGACCGAACAGTGGACGCTGAAAGGCGGCGTCTCCGCCGGCTACCGCTCGCCGGACCTGCGCCAATCCTCCGCCAACTGGGGGCAAATTACCGGTGGCGGGCGTACGTCGATCATTATCGGCAACCCGGATCTGCAGCCTGAGAAGAGCCTGAGCGAAGAGATCGGCCTGATGTGGGATAGCCTCAAAGGCATCAACGCCGGCGTAACGGTGTTCAACACCGACTTCAAAGACAAGATCACCGAGGTACGCCGCTGTGACAGCGGCGATGGCGATGCGCAGTGCATGATCGGCAACACCCCTTACTATTTCATCAGCGATCGCGTCAACGTCGATAAAGCCAATATGCGCGGCGTGGAGGCCACCTTCGGCTGGCAGATCAGCAAAGACTGGAAGTGGAACACCAACTACACCTTTACCTCGTCCGAGCAGAAAAGCGGCGATTTCCAGGGTAAACCGCTGAATCAGATGCCGAAACATATGCTGAACACCGTGCTGGACTGGCAGGCCACTCATGATCTGGGCGTATGGACGCGCGTTAACTTCCGCAGCAAAACCTCGGACTATCTGAGCCGCACCTCGATGGCCAAGAGCACGCCGTCTTACACCTTTGTCGACGCCGGCCTGAGCTACCAGGCGGCGAAAAACCTGCAGCTGACCGGCGGGGTTTACAACATTCTCGACAAGAGCGTGGATTACGATCACTACAACACCACGCTGGACGGCCGCCGTTACACCGTCGGCATGAGCTACAACTTCTGATAAGCGAAAGGCCCTGCAAAGGGCCTTTTTTAGCTGACTTACCGCGCAACCGCGGGCCTAAATCACCGGTTGGTTGACCAAGCCGTCGATCAGCACCTGCGGCGTGCCCTGCGAGCAGCGCTCGATACGGCCGCGCACGCCATACACCCGCGCCAGGCTGTGCGGGGTAATCACCTGTTCCGGCGCGCCGTCGGCAATCACCTCGCCATCCTGCAGCATCAGCACGTGGTCGCCATGGCGCAGCGCGATGTTGATGTCGTGCACCACCACGACCGTGATGATATTGCGCCTGCGGGTTTCGCGCCGCACCAGATCCATCACGTGGAACTGGTAGTTGAGATCGAGCGCGCTCAGCGGCTCGTCGAGCAGCAGCAGCGAAGGCTGGCGGATCAGCGACTGCGCCAACCCCACCAGCTGTTTCTGGCCGCCGGACAGCTGATCGAGATAGCTCAGCGCCAGATGGGCGATGCCCAGCTGTTCCAGCAGCGCCATCACTTCCGCTTCGCTGCCGGCGTTGCTGCGGCCGCCCGAGGCGCGCTGCGCCACGATGATGGATTCCAGCACGTGCAGATGCACCCCGGCGGGCAGCGACTGCGGCAAATAAACCACCTTCTCCGCCCGGCGGGCGAACGGCATCTGCATCAGGTCGCCGTCGTCCAGCCACAGTTTGCCCTGCGCCGGATTCAGCCCGGCCAGCGAACGCAGCAGCGTCGACTTGCCGCTGCCGTTCGGCCCCAGCAATACGGTGATCTGGCCGCGCGGCAGCATCGGCACCGAAAGGTCGCGGATGACCTGGCGCTTCGGATAGCCGGCGGAGAAATGTTCGATACGCAAACCCTGGCTCATACATTCCCCCGGTGGCGCAGAATAATGCTCAGGAAGAACGGCACGCCCACCAGCGAGGTGACGATGCCGACCGGAATGATGACGCCGGGCACCAGATTTTTCGACGCCACCGACGCCATCGACAGCACCAGCGCGCCAATCAGGGCGCTGGCCGGCAGGTAGAAGCGGTGATCTTCGCCAAAAATCATGCGGGCGATGTGCGGCGCCACCAGGCCGATAAAGCCGATCGGGCCGACAAAAGCCACCGCCAGCGCGGAAAGGACGCTGATGCGCAGCAGCGTGGTCAGGCGCAGGCGACGCACGTCAATACCGAAACTTACCGCCCGGTCTTCCCCCAGGCGCAGCGCGGTCAGCTTCCACGAGCTCATCATCGACAGCGGCAGCAGCACGGCGAAAACGCCGAGCAGAATGCCCAGCTTGTCCCACGAGGCCCGCGCCAGGCTGCCCATGGTCCAGAACACCAGGCCCTGCAGCGTGTCTTCGCTGGCGATGAACTGCATCATCGACACCAGCGCGTTGAAGGTAAACACCAGCGCAATGCCGAACAGCACCACGCCGGAGGTGGCCACCCGCGTCCAGCGCGTGATGCCGTCCAGCATCAGCGCGGCGAACAGCGCGAAAATAAAGGCGTTGGCGGAAATGAACCACTGGTCGGGGATGCCCGGAATGCCGATGCCCAGCACGATGGCCAGCGCGGCGCCAAAGGCCGCGGCGGAAGAGACCCCCAGGGTAAAGGGGCTGGCCAGCGGGTTATTCAGGATGGTTTGCATTTCGGCGCCGGCCAGGCCGAGCGCAAAGCCCACCACCACCGCCATCAGCGCGTAGGGCAAGCGAATATCCCATACGATCACGCGGGTGCCGGCGTCCGCCGCCGCCGGGTCGATCAGCGTTTGCCACAGCGAGGACAGCGAGAGCCCGGATGGCCCCATGGTGAAGTCCAGCAGCAGCGAGCCGAGGATCGCCAGGGCCAGCACGCCCATAATCAGTAAGCGGTGACGAAGAATATGCTGATAACGCCCCATCACGTTGACCTCGGGTTGCCCCTTGGCGCCGGTGGCGGGATCGGTGGATACGCTCATTATTTCGGATACCTGTTACGACGATAACGATAGCGGCAGGCGAACGGCCGCTTTTACCTGGAAAGAGTGCTGCATTAACCGTTAAGCAGCCGCCAACAATAAAGCAAACGATAATACTTATCAATCATAACTATCGCTGTAATCGGGCGTATCAAGATGTAACGTTTTATTTTCTATGCTTATTATCCAACGTGCCTGCTGCGGCCATGTTAATTGCCCGGGGTTAACAATTCCGAAAGTGGCCCCCGAACCGGCCCGGCTATGACAAACGACGAGAAAACCACATAGAATCCAAAGCCAAAGCGCTCCGCAACGCATCACCGCGTCCGGACCAGAGGTTCCAGTCCCTATTATGCACAGGGCTTTATTGATGAGGCTGCAATGAGAAGTCCACCTACCAGGTTAACGCCCAAGAGGCCGGCGCTGCTGCATTGGCTGCTGCACAGCCCGCTGCATGCCGACGACGGCCCTTTCCAACGCCAGCTGCGGCTTACGCTGGTGCCTTCCCCGCTGACGCCCTGGCTGAACGCCGCCGGCCCGGCGCTGCTGCTGGCCGGCTATGCCTGGCTGAGCCATCTGCTGGTCGGCATTGGGCTGCTGCTGCTGCTGTTGCTGCTGACCGCCGGGCGCTGGTGGCTGGCGCGCCATCGTTCGCCGAATTGGCCGAACGCCATGCTGGTGATGGCGCTGCTGTGGGCCGCGCTGGTCGGCGCCGGCGCCGTGCTGGCGATGCTGTCGGGGCGCTTCGTGCTGATCCTGTTCGCCGGGCTGGCGGTGACCGCGCTGGCCTGCTGGCTGATGCAGCGTCACGCCGCGGCGCCGCGCTTCGCGCTGCTGGAAGTGATGGTACTGACCCTGCCCTATCTGCTGACGGCGCCGCTGTCGCGGGTGCAAAACCTGTTTCTGCTGGCCGACATCACGCCGCTGTGGGTGCTGCTGGCCCACGGCTTAATTGCCCTCTACCACCGGCAGCTGGTGCTGCGCGTCACCCTGGCGTGGGAAAAGCAGCAGGCGGCGCATCGCGACCACCTCACCGGCTTCCTGAACCGCGCCGGCGGCGAGGCGGTGATGCAGGAGATCTGCCGTCCTTCGGCAACCGTTCATCCGCTTTCGCACCTGT
Proteins encoded in this region:
- a CDS encoding ABC transporter permease gives rise to the protein MSKELSLQNARPWRHQLFEFLYKWGMLLTVVALIALFGLASDNFLDPNNIINILRSIAIVTVIAIGVSISLSVGGFDLSVGSTASLANALVISLFVWHGFGTAGAIVLTLLLCTLVGLFNALLIVVLKIPDMLATLASLFVIQGVAMTYSYGGSITQNMVLPSGDMAEGTIPEVFSTLGQVPVIVLIMLAVTLVVQLFLSLTKHGRRMYAIGGNPEAARLSGIRTVRYRVSAYVISALLASLGGILLASRIGSSQVNAGGGYLMDAVAAAYIGFSLAGSGKPNALGTLVGAVILGVLQNGLVMLSVPYYAMDIIKGLVLALALAITYIQKR
- a CDS encoding FecCD family ABC transporter permease — its product is MSVSTDPATGAKGQPEVNVMGRYQHILRHRLLIMGVLALAILGSLLLDFTMGPSGLSLSSLWQTLIDPAAADAGTRVIVWDIRLPYALMAVVVGFALGLAGAEMQTILNNPLASPFTLGVSSAAAFGAALAIVLGIGIPGIPDQWFISANAFIFALFAALMLDGITRWTRVATSGVVLFGIALVFTFNALVSMMQFIASEDTLQGLVFWTMGSLARASWDKLGILLGVFAVLLPLSMMSSWKLTALRLGEDRAVSFGIDVRRLRLTTLLRISVLSALAVAFVGPIGFIGLVAPHIARMIFGEDHRFYLPASALIGALVLSMASVASKNLVPGVIIPVGIVTSLVGVPFFLSIILRHRGNV
- a CDS encoding GGDEF domain-containing protein codes for the protein MRSPPTRLTPKRPALLHWLLHSPLHADDGPFQRQLRLTLVPSPLTPWLNAAGPALLLAGYAWLSHLLVGIGLLLLLLLLTAGRWWLARHRSPNWPNAMLVMALLWAALVGAGAVLAMLSGRFVLILFAGLAVTALACWLMQRHAAAPRFALLEVMVLTLPYLLTAPLSRVQNLFLLADITPLWVLLAHGLIALYHRQLVLRVTLAWEKQQAAHRDHLTGFLNRAGGEAVMQEICRPSATVHPLSHLFIIEFGPLAALYQSHGVLIGDGVLRTVGERLKMLIRPSDFVCRYIGGQFLILVHDLPYGSEGEFLARILPPLEAPYGFGDFGEVTMQLNAGALALTQDYATVESLMAAAQRALAKNGRK
- a CDS encoding ligand-gated channel protein translates to MEKPRYNRLAALIIASLSSAGALAAPQDDAQDTMVVTASGFQQKIQDSAASISVIPRQQIEDKAYRDITDALKDVPGVVVTGGASSSDISIRGMSSKYTLILVDGKRVDTRGTRPNSDNSGIEQGWLPPLEAIERIEVVRGPMSSLYGSDAMGGVINVITRKTSRTEWKGSLHGDATLQENRNSGDLFQTNAYASGPLIEGLLGLRVNGLLSRRAEDKILNGFNEQRMRSGTAVFTLTPDDKNEFDFEVGRSLQDRNSTPGKSMAAENCRNNKCTQNSVSDSLYTRTNYALTHNGYYDFGNSTSYIQREETNNPGRDMKMYNTIFNTQNQFELGSHMLNLGGQYRYEKLSDGGNQLDAADGLSKLTRWSWALFAEDEWALTNDFSLTTGIRMDQDQNYGNHWTPRMYGVWHLTEQWTLKGGVSAGYRSPDLRQSSANWGQITGGGRTSIIIGNPDLQPEKSLSEEIGLMWDSLKGINAGVTVFNTDFKDKITEVRRCDSGDGDAQCMIGNTPYYFISDRVNVDKANMRGVEATFGWQISKDWKWNTNYTFTSSEQKSGDFQGKPLNQMPKHMLNTVLDWQATHDLGVWTRVNFRSKTSDYLSRTSMAKSTPSYTFVDAGLSYQAAKNLQLTGGVYNILDKSVDYDHYNTTLDGRRYTVGMSYNF
- a CDS encoding ABC transporter ATP-binding protein; amino-acid sequence: MSQGLRIEHFSAGYPKRQVIRDLSVPMLPRGQITVLLGPNGSGKSTLLRSLAGLNPAQGKLWLDDGDLMQMPFARRAEKVVYLPQSLPAGVHLHVLESIIVAQRASGGRSNAGSEAEVMALLEQLGIAHLALSYLDQLSGGQKQLVGLAQSLIRQPSLLLLDEPLSALDLNYQFHVMDLVRRETRRRNIITVVVVHDINIALRHGDHVLMLQDGEVIADGAPEQVITPHSLARVYGVRGRIERCSQGTPQVLIDGLVNQPVI